In Pseudomonas sp. HR96, the DNA window GGCCGAAGTGGCAGCTGCGGCGGTGCGCCTGGACGGCGTGCGGCACATGGTGATGACCACCGGCACGCCCCAGACCCGCGACCGAGGTGCGGCCATTCTCTGCGAGTCGGCCGCCGCCGTGACCCGCGCGGTCAGCCTGCCGATCCAGGCCCAGTGCGAGCCGCCGGACCACGACGACTGGTTCCTGCGCCTGCGCGACAGCGGCGTGACCGCGCTGGGCATGCACCTGGAGGCGGTCACCGACGCCGTTCGCCAGCGCATCATGCCAGGCAAGGCGCAGGTGCCGCTGAGCCGTTACTTCAGCGCTTTCGAGGCGGCGGTCAAGGTGTTCGGCCACGGCCAGGTCAGTACCTACATTCTCGCCGGGCTGGGCGACAGCGAAGCCGCCATCGCCGCCATGAGCGAGCGTCTGGCGAGCCTGGGCGTGTACCCCTTCGTGGTGCCCTTCGTTCCCATCGACGGCACCCCGCTGGCTGGCCACGCCAAGCCCGACAGCGCCTTCATGCAACGCCTGTACCCGCGCATCGGCGCCAGTCTGCGTCGTCACGGCCTGCACTCGGACAACATCACCGCTGGCTGCGCCAAGTGCGGCGCCTGTTCGGCGCTCAAACATCACGAATGAGGTTCGCGCCATGGCCGAGCACGCCTATGCCATCGTCAACAGCACCTTCGCCGACTTTCTCGCCGGCGACCTGCTGGTCAAGCCCGCCGATCAGGCCTGGGAAAAGGCCGACTACTACGCCCTGCGCCGCGCGGTGTTCTCCCGCGAGCAGCAGCTGTTCAGCCAGGACAAGGACGACAGGGACTTCGGCGCCATCGCCATCGTTGCCATCGCCCATCATTGCGGCATGCCCGACCAGGTGATCGGCGCGGTGCGTATCTACCAGCCCGCGCCGCTGGCCGAGCCAGGCCTGTGGTACGGCGGCCGCCTGTGTGTGGCCCAGGCTTACCGGCGCCACGCGATGATCGGCACGGCACTGGTCAACGAGGCAGTGTCACGGGCCATCGACCTGGGCTGCCAGCGCTTTCTGGCGACCGTGCAGGCGGCCAACGAGGGCTATTTCCAGCGCCTGCACTGGCACAGCCTCGATAGCCTCGACCTGCTCGGCCAGCCCCACGTACTCATGCAGGCGCAGCTGCCGGCCTACCCCCTGCAGCCCCGCCAGGTGGCGTTGCCCGCTCGCCAGGATGGCCGCCATGCAAGCTGATCTCGACGCGCTGTTGCAGCGGCTGCGCG includes these proteins:
- a CDS encoding MSMEG_0567/Sll0786 family nitrogen starvation N-acetyltransferase — encoded protein: MAEHAYAIVNSTFADFLAGDLLVKPADQAWEKADYYALRRAVFSREQQLFSQDKDDRDFGAIAIVAIAHHCGMPDQVIGAVRIYQPAPLAEPGLWYGGRLCVAQAYRRHAMIGTALVNEAVSRAIDLGCQRFLATVQAANEGYFQRLHWHSLDSLDLLGQPHVLMQAQLPAYPLQPRQVALPARQDGRHAS
- a CDS encoding MSMEG_0568 family radical SAM protein, encoding MNETLIMPASSPDLLAELQCHGVRWQGADGLVRKGGAGPSDHKALSLGEHTAMVPMLNRASLDSPFTAVPDSTGGQALIFREGLQVGQVQLPGVPNFYALSTADGIPYWKIATLHSKDVLATTVLQHCIRMNDAASACQFCAIDQSLAAGKTIARKRPAQLAEVAAAAVRLDGVRHMVMTTGTPQTRDRGAAILCESAAAVTRAVSLPIQAQCEPPDHDDWFLRLRDSGVTALGMHLEAVTDAVRQRIMPGKAQVPLSRYFSAFEAAVKVFGHGQVSTYILAGLGDSEAAIAAMSERLASLGVYPFVVPFVPIDGTPLAGHAKPDSAFMQRLYPRIGASLRRHGLHSDNITAGCAKCGACSALKHHE